The nucleotide window CAAGAACCAAATCTTGATCCCGATCAGACCCGTCAAATACGTATGATCGGTGTTTTAAGGGTAAATGTAACTCTTTGTTTAATGTTTTTATTTCCTCATCCAATCTGGTTAAAACGCGTTGAATAGCGTACGCTCGCCAAATAATTGTCGCCAATCCAGCAACAAGCACCGCAATACGAACGCGCTCATCTTTTTTGGGGATCTTTCCTTCCCCAGGAATCATCTGCGAAAGAAGCAAACAGCACAACGCAAATTGCCCGCTCTGAAAGAATGATTTACAACCATCCGCAAGAGAACCGCCTCTCATGAAAACGGGGACAACGTGATATAATAATTTAACGCAAAAAAAGAGTGCGATAGTTGTTTTTGTATTAAAATCCTTATCACTACCAACAATTTCTCTTGAAAGATCAGTTTTTTTTAACACCAGGCCCTCAAGAACAGAAATACCAGCCTGTGGCAAAAAAACCGTTTTCCAATTTTCTTTTACTTTCCAGTCCCGTAGCTGAATACCCGTTGCATGCCGAAAGACAAAATCAGCAGTCCAATCTAATGAACCTGCAGCAGACTGCACAGAAGAAAAAAGAGCCAAAAATAACAAAAAACAACGTTTCATAGAAAAATAACCTTATAAAAATATTACGCATGAATTTTATTCTATCAATTTAAAATGGTTTAGAATAATCAACAATTTTCTGGGCAAAAGTGATAAAATTTGACTTATTTGCCAATACTGCTTTTCTAAATGTAAAAAAACGTAAAAAACAATCTTGGAGCCTGCGATGAATTCTTCAGAAAAATCCCAAAATATTAAAACGTCGGTAATTGAACTGCTCAAATCTGAGCTTTTATGCCATGTTCCCTATGGAATTTTGGCTGTTGCAGCAAGTCTTTTTGTTGTCTGCTTGATGCTTTTTAACGTCCCAGACGTTGCCGCTTGCGCAAAAAGTGCAAACACCCTCTTTCACACACTGCATTTTATTCATATTTTATTTGCCTCATCATCAGTTGTGTTGGCATTTCGTAAATATTCAAACAGCTTTTGGGGCTCTCTTTCCCTGGGCGCGATTGTTCCTGCGGTTTTCTGTACCCTCTCTGACGTCTTTTTACCATACTGGGGAAGTCAATTTTTTGGCCTAAATGTAACCCTGCACCTTTGCTTTAAACATCATTTGACCTCCATTTTACCATTCTTGATCGCCGGAATCGTTAACGGACTCTTGTTGAGCCACAAAAAAAATTGTGACGACCTGATGTCAAGCGCGATGGTCTCTCATTTCTCTCACTCATTTATCAGCGCCCTTGCGTCGTTTTTGTACTTGTTAAGCCATGGATTTGCCGATCTTAAGCACGGCATGGGAATTATTTTTATAGTTCTTCTCGTATCGGTGGTAATTCCATGTATAATATCCGACGTCATTGTGCCTATTTTTTGCGCAAACGCATTTGACACAAAGGCGTGTGAACACGATTGCAAACACTAATCAGAAAGGTTTTTGAGGACTGATGAGCGGCTTAAAACTTGAACATGTAACAAAATATTATGGTTCAGAATTGGTAATCGATAACCTCAGCCTGGAAATTCCACAAGGACAATTTTTTGCCCTTGCTGGACCAAGCGGGTGTGGCAAAACAACCATTTTACGGCTTATCGCAGGACTTGAAACAGTAAATTCCGGGAACATTTTCCTTGGAAAAAAAAATATTACCTCCACCCCTATTCACGAACGGAAAATCAACACCGTTTTTCAGAGCTATGCCCTGTTTCCACATCTTTCGGTTTTTGAAAACGTTGCCTATCCATTGCGCGTTCGCAGAACATCTGAAGATGAAATCGAGGATAAAGTCTTAAAAATACTTAAAACCGTTTGCCTGAGCGGACACGACCAAAAGATGATTGGGCAACTTTCGGGCGGGCAACAACAACGCGTTGCACTCGCGCGCTCAATTGTTGCCGAACCAGAAGTCCTTCTGCTTGATGAACCTCTTGCGGCGCTTGATCAACGACTCAAAGAGCAAATGTTAATCGAACTAATCGATTTACAAGAAAAACTCGGTATGACATTTGTATACATTACACACGATCAGCGCGAAGCGCTTACTGTCGCCGACCGCATGGCGATCTTAAACGTCAGAGGTCGAGTTGAGCAACTCAGCACACCAAAAAATATTTATGAATTTCCAGCATCACGTTTTGTTGCAAACTTTGTGGGAACAACCAACATTATTCATGGAATCTTACACAAAGACGACGGCGCACATTGCTACGAGCTTGAAACAACAGATTTTGGAGCAATCAAAGTCTATGTACATCACGAACGAAATTGGATCGTCCCTGGCGCGCACTCATACATCAGTCTACGCCCAGAAAAAATCAAAATTACAAAAAAGCGATTACCGCATATCGAAAATATTATCACAGGAACAATTAAAAACATTTTGTACCAAGGACAAGCAACGCTGTTTGACGTTGAAATAAGCGAAAACTGTGTCATCAAAGTATTTAAGCAAAACGAAGACCACGTGCCTGAAGAAATTTTAAATTATGACGATGAAGTAAACTTGCATTTTTACAAAGAAGATGTCGTTCTCCTGGAGCATTAATGATGTCATTTAAAAAAATTATTGAAGCTGAATGGTTCACGTTTTTTTCTACCCCTGCTCTCTTGTGGCAGTCTCTTTTCGTGCTCCTTCCCCTAAGTATCGTTCTTATTTTCTCATTATTAGACTTTTCTTCAAACTCAATAACGTTAACACTCGCGCACTACAAAGCTATTTGTACAACAACTCATATCTGGGCAATTCTTAATTCACTGTTATTTTCTGCCCTCACCACCGCAGCATGTATTGTAATTGCATACCCTGTGGCTTACTACATCGCTTTTTGCATTAAACAATTTAAACTTTTTTTGTTATTACTTTTGATCATGCCATCATGGACAAATATCGCGACACAAGTGTACGCATGGTTTGTTCTGTTACAAAAAAATGGGCTTATTAGTTCATTACTCAAAATGTTGTATATCACAAAAGATAGTATGCACCTGCTCAACAACAAACCAGTGATCATCGTTGGTCTTACCTATTGCTTTCTGCCGTTCATGATTTTACCACTCTACTTGTCGCTCTCAAGTATCAAAAAAAATCTTCTAGAAGCATCTGCTGATCTTGGAGCAACCAATTTTGAAACATTTTACAGAGTTATTTTGCCTCTTTCTAAGGGCGGATTAATTAATGGAATTTTATTGGTATCGGTTCCGACTTTTGGAGAATACGCAGTTATCGAAATTCTTGGTGGAGCGAATTATGCATTATGGGGAAATAACATCGTAAATACTTACTTAGTCGCATCCAATTATGCACAAGGCGCAGCACTTACCGTAGCTGGAATTACTGCATTTTTACTCTCTATCCTCCTGTGCATCA belongs to Candidatus Dependentiae bacterium and includes:
- a CDS encoding ABC transporter permease, with translation MMSFKKIIEAEWFTFFSTPALLWQSLFVLLPLSIVLIFSLLDFSSNSITLTLAHYKAICTTTHIWAILNSLLFSALTTAACIVIAYPVAYYIAFCIKQFKLFLLLLLIMPSWTNIATQVYAWFVLLQKNGLISSLLKMLYITKDSMHLLNNKPVIIVGLTYCFLPFMILPLYLSLSSIKKNLLEASADLGATNFETFYRVILPLSKGGLINGILLVSVPTFGEYAVIEILGGANYALWGNNIVNTYLVASNYAQGAALTVAGITAFLLSILLCIITYKLIRYIKNYKPTMHVLAPEREGEY
- a CDS encoding ABC transporter ATP-binding protein; translated protein: MSGLKLEHVTKYYGSELVIDNLSLEIPQGQFFALAGPSGCGKTTILRLIAGLETVNSGNIFLGKKNITSTPIHERKINTVFQSYALFPHLSVFENVAYPLRVRRTSEDEIEDKVLKILKTVCLSGHDQKMIGQLSGGQQQRVALARSIVAEPEVLLLDEPLAALDQRLKEQMLIELIDLQEKLGMTFVYITHDQREALTVADRMAILNVRGRVEQLSTPKNIYEFPASRFVANFVGTTNIIHGILHKDDGAHCYELETTDFGAIKVYVHHERNWIVPGAHSYISLRPEKIKITKKRLPHIENIITGTIKNILYQGQATLFDVEISENCVIKVFKQNEDHVPEEILNYDDEVNLHFYKEDVVLLEH